attcatCGTCATTTAATATAAAATTTAATGTAGGAACGAAAATGGTGTACGAGTAAATTTGCGTCAGACTAttcacatgaaatttgaaaatcagaAGGAATTGTTTTTGCTGACGACTGTAAGGCTGCTCTAAAGTTTattattgtttgtatttttccattcttcttcttgtcaCTTTTATGGATTTTACCTTTCTGGGCAGCAGAGAACGTTTTGAAAAGGACCCTACCGGTAATAGCCTAATTTGAAACGCTCCAAGCTAttgtttgcttttgcttttaCAACATTTTTGCGCAGGAACTGAAACACatccaatgtgtgtgtgtgttttctttctttctttctttttccttttccaaTTGCAGAGATTTATGCTTCCGAAGAATGCGTATTTGGAAAAAGAAGCTGCAGCTCTCTGCAACATCAAGCCAGACCATCATGTTTTGGAACTTGGATTTGGACCAGGAATCGGCTTGAAAAAAGCGGCAGAGTACGTGGAAAAGGGTGAGCGAGATTTCAGACAACATACGGTGGAAATTGCCGATTCAGATTTGTTTGCCGATGTGATATCGCCTGATGTGAAGAAAGACATGGTTTCTGACGTGGTTTTAGAACTGCTAATAGCGAAACGgtttaacatatatatatatatatatatatatatatatatatatatatatatatatatatatatgaagagtttgtttgcaaaaaccgataagtccatttttgaagattttgaagtacgggctctgtcataaagtacaaaataataccttttaaatgatattttggtcattacgtataaaggtacatttttgaagttatggtcaaaagaagcacacattttcttattattctctttatttttcttgatctttaatcgcaaatatctccatttgacaaatatggacttatcggtttttgcgaacaaacactacatatatatatatatattttttttattattattatttatttttttttgatattgcaCATTGTAACGTTGACATATCGGCTCGGAATTCCGCACGAATATCAAAACTGCCATAAAATCAAATTTCCAATGTGTTTTAGGTGTATAACCAACATGATGACGAATACAATGTTTACATGCCCATTAGAGTCTGGTTGACAATTGACTTGTCTTATCGCAAATATCACAATCAGAGTGAACTATATTGAACTCTGTCGAAACACTGAGCAAGTGAATAGAGTTGTCGATATTCGAAAGCCGTGACCCATAAACTGTATTATACGGCATCGATTGTTAAGCCATTGACTTATACAGAACAAGTGGCTGGTCTTCTATAAGTTCATGGTTATGATGGATGGAAAACGCAAAACCTTATGCATTTATATACTCTTTAGGCGTACATTGTAAAAGTTTTGGAAAACTTATACCACTAAatgcgcacacacacgcatacacacgcaGTGTTTACATACAAcagccttgaaaaaaaaatatacaaatgacaCAACTGGTTTAATTGATCTGACGTACGGCCAACACCTTGTAATAAACATTTCTGGAGCAGACCTTTCCCTTGCCGAAATGTCAACAATGAACATTTTACTGATTACggtattcttattttttctttctttctttctctctccctgctCCCCTCTATCGCATTCTACTAAAGGCGTAGGGAAAGTTCATGGCGTTGATTTTTCTCCTGCCATGGTCGTTGAAGCCATAAACAATCTGCCGCAAGAAATAGAAGATGAGAAAGTGGAGCTGGTCCTAGGAAACGTGGCGAGTCTGCCTTACCGCGACGATTCCATGGACTCGATTTTTCACTCCAACTGCTACTACTTCTGGCCCGACATTCCCCTAGTCGCCAGAGACCTCTTGCGGGTTCTCAAGCGGgggcgtattttttatttacacgcaagcctgtggcttttcgcaattaaattcaatgaaaccgctAGTAATGCGTCTATGCTTACTCCGCTCGTGCCTCCGCCAAGAGTTCTGTGGCCTCCGCTCGCAACGATTCGATTCGTGCATGTTCATCAGTGAGTGTGTGCACGGGCTGTGAAAGTTTTGCCTGCCGTGGTAGACCCTCATCGAATAGTACACTATGTGTAAATTAATAAGTATGTAAACGAgtgcgaaaaacaaaacaatgcaaaacaaaaaatctgacaaggaggagaggggggagagagagaatcataATTCAcaggaaagagataaaaaagcaatgaatattctgtgatatCTCATCAGTCATGCGCAACAGTGATCAATGTTATTGCGGGTTCCATATGGAAGACCGGATGCACAACTGTATTGGTGTAGGCTACCTATATAAAATGATGGGGATGTATTTATTTCTCAGCCCCCAACCCCCTCTGTTATATTTGTTGCTATTAAAGGCCCCTAAATTTATCTTCAgactgatggtatattattttgtttctcaaacctgcccctcttttcttcatactagtttcaaagactcactgTGCATATGCattttccgacctctctcgaccccttcctttttcaaatgcatgacaCGTGTATTTCTTattatcatacaatttatttgtttcttacGACTTTCTCTGCCTCTTCcctcctctctttctcatttcaaaactttacaatgtttgttaaCAAGACTACTTTCTACTttctacattgatcagtttgtctagaaacaCTGTACAGTCACGTGTACAGTATATAGTATTAGTatgaaggaaaattacaccactaCTGCATGAATTCATTAtcactttattcacttctttttgttcaaacacttttttttcatgaaggtttATACAGAGATAACCTgatcctccaatatccaagaagtatTGTAATACAAACTAGAACTATAACTCAATGtgatttataccccccccccccacgtatGACATTTACCATATCTCacgtcaagtgctcaaaacctgagtgaGTACAGTAAATAAATCAACAATTTCTATGACTTTCATTAGAAAtactgttaccatagcaacacaatgtttgacattaagaaaaaaatgaagtttgcccAGCTACATCATAactgtcacatgtgccaaatctcaagtcaaatgctcaaaactgAGGGAATATATAGGGGAATTCACGATgtcattgtatgattttcattcaaaataaaattatgcTGTCACCATATTGTGTCGAGTCCACTAATGTCAATGATATTCGACCGCTAATGTGGCTGTCGTATCTTTAAACATTTACACTCCCACTACAatgtgccataattcagtcagatcattttctttattccgagtggttcccaatcgaCGTGTTCTcttactcttttctttaatctgtataCACGCaatctcagttttatattcgaAAAGACACACTGTATGTTCCATTCTcttgcaaaacaaaaagaaatgactgtatttcatttttgtaacatatgatcgatgcagaaaattccggataaattcatttcaatttagatcgtgtaatgtcataacaaccactaatgtcataagacgacgacaaatgtcataacgaccACTAATGCCATGACACGTCAACGACAAAAACAATGTCACAATGACCActttaatgtcataacacgtcgacgacaaatctcatgatgaccactaatgtcataacacgtcgacgacaaatgtcatagcGACCAATGTCAtaacgtcgacgacaaatgtcaaaatttccatttttgctgcaaatgtcataagacgtcgacgACAATAATGTCATAACCATAATCTCATAACACGTCGaagacaaatgtcataacgaccactaatgccataacacgtcgacgacaaatttcataatgatcactaatgtcataacacgtcgacgagaAATATCATAACGACCAATAACGTCGACGACAAATTCATagcgaccactaatgtcataacatgtcgacgacaaatatcaaaatcggattaaccacaaatgtcataacacgtcgacggcaaatgtcaaaatttcagtttttactgcaaatatcaTAACATGTCGACGACATGTCATAACGACCACTAAATATgccataacacgtcgacgacaaatttcataatgaccgataatgtcataagacgtcgacgACAGATGTCATAACCACTAAactcataacacgtcgacgacaaaataaatgtgaaaatttcttttttttactgtaaatgtcataacacgtcaatgacaaatgtcataacgaccactaatgtcataacacgtcgacgacaaatttcataatgaccgataatgtcataagacgtcgacgacaaatgtcataaccaCTAAactcataacacgtcgacgacaaaataaatgtgaaaatttcttctttttttttactgtaaatgtcataacacgtcaatgacaaatgtcataacgaccactaatgtcataacacgtcgacgacaaatttcataatgaccgataatgtcataagacgtcgacgacaaatgtcataaccaCTAAactcataacacgtcgacgacaaaataaatgtgaaaatttcttctttttttttactgtaaatgtcataacacgtcaatgacaaatgtcataacgaccactaatgtcataacacgtcgacgacaaatttcataatgaccaataatgtcataagacgtcgacgacaaatgtcataaccactaatctcataacacgtcgacgacataatgtcaaaatttctgtttttactgcaaatgtcataacacgtcgatgACATAATGTTAAAATCGAATTAACCACAAAtttcataacgcgtcgaccacaaatgtcataggACCTAATGCATcacaggggaggatccaggaattctgtaaaggggaggcaccttaaCAAAATCAAAGGTTGATGCAACCTCCTCCctttttgaattgtatttttttttttttttaacaaaaatagagacggggaggggcgCCGCGCCCCCGCGACTGCTTCAGCCACAGGTTAATGGTAAAACCCgatgcttgcattacagggagGCGACTTTTCAAAACTACAAGCTGGCGCAaccccctatttttttcttttcatttctgttgttttaacaaaaacagaaagggGCACCAGAGGGAGATGCACCCGTCTCGATCCGCTATTACGTCatccacaaatgtcaaaactcattgcttgcatttcaTGGGCGGATCagggaattccgtaaaggggagacaccttttcaaaatgaaaggctggcgcaacTCCATCCCCCTAATTATGTTCTTCttatttaatttgtttaaacgaaaaaaaaaaaaagaaaaatggaggggTGCTGCAGTCTttacttttgtaaaggcgcctcccctttacggaattccgtgatccgcccctgtgacgcattctgaaatttgtgataaatttggaaaatttgacattcatggtcgacgcgttatgaaaTTTGTGGTTAGTTCGATTTTAACACTTGTCATCGACGTGTTATAACATTTGTGGATAATCAGACTTTGATATTTGTCCGATGTTACGacttttgtcgtcgacgtgttatgacattagtagTCGTTATGAAATTTGTCGTCAACgtgatgacatttgcagtaaaaatggaaattttgatatttgtcgttgacgtgttatgacatttgtggttaatccgattttgacatttgtcgtcgacgtgttaatCCGATCTTGACATTTATCGTAGACGTGTCATGACATTacagtggtcattatgacattgtCGTCGACGTACATTAGTggtcgttatgacatttgtcgtcgtcATCTTAtgacattagggagctttagattttagacgcgcggacgttcaaggggaaaaaaaaaaaaaaacatgttctgagcgtgcgcttctgcgcacgctcagaccatgttttttttttccccccctttgaacgtccgcgcgtctaaaatctaaagcttcctgttagtggttgttatgacattacacgatccaaattcaaatgaatttatccggaattttctgcatcgatcatatgttacaaaaataaaatgcagtcatttcttttttgttttgcaagaGAATGGAACATACATACAGTGAGTACATtcgaatataaaactgagattacgtgtacagattaaagaaaagaataagagaaaacgtcgattgggaaccactcggaataaagacAATCagaatgatctgactgaattatggcacattgtattgggagtgtaaatGCGTAAAGATACGACAGCCACACTAGTGGTCGAATATtattgacattagtgggctcgaCACAATATGGTGACAGcctaattttattttgaatgaaaatcataatacaatgacatcatgaattcacttaactccctcagttttgagcatttgacttgagatTTGGCACATCGCGGTAACAGTTATGATATTTAGCTGGgcaaactttattttttcttaatgtcaaacattgtgttgctatggtaacagtatttctaatgaaaatcatagaaattgttgatttatttactgtactcactcaggttttgagcacttgacgtGAGATATGGCAAATGTCAGTTACTTTGTTAGTAGGGGTAtaaatcacattgagtgatagttctagtttgtattataatacttcttggatattggaggatcAGGTTATCTCTGTATaaaccttcatgaaaaaaagtgtttgaacaaaaagaagtgaataaagtgaTAATGAATTCATGCAGtagtggtgtaattttccttcatACTAATACTATATACTGTACACGTGACTGTACAGtgtttctagacaaactgatcaatgtagaaAGTAGAAAGTAGTCTTGttaacaaacattgtaaagttttgaaatgagaaagagaggaggGAAGAGGCAGAGAAAGTCGTAAGAAACAAATGAATTGTATGATAATTCAAGCAGTGATCGAGGAAGGGAAGAAATACACGtgtcatgcatttgaaaaaggaaggggtcgagagaggtcggaaaatGCATATGCAcagtgagtctttgaaactagtatgaagaaaagaggggcaggtttgagaaacaaaataatataccatcagtcTGAAGATAAATTTAGGGGCCTTTAATAGCAACAAATATAACAGAGGGGGTTGGGGGCTGAGAAATAAATACATCCCCATCATTTTATATAGGTAGCCTACACCAATACAGTTGTGCATCCGGTCTTCCATATGGAACCCGCAATAACATTGATCACTGTTGCGCATGACTGATGAGATATCACagattattacctatacgaggtagttttgcgaggcaattacagttgttattttgcagggtcgggagttcagcgggcgatattagagcatattacgagcatccggggttttacatatacagtgggctcccgttataacgaaatcctcggtaccggcagttattctttcgtcatatcggaattttgttataaccgaacaaataaacgatagaaatacatagagtggatgacataGCAGCCccaatttttacttcgttataaccagaattttgttataaccgcgtgttcgttaaaacgggagtgcactgtaaaacagggaggtgggaagagatattccactccttctcttcccacctcatgtaaacattccgatcgaccacgaagagaaaacattcaaggacgtcgctgcgtgtcgattacacgtaccgcagaagaacgccgataaatcaactcatacaaggtcgaccacttccactagttccagcagcacgacgcgtcaaacaatgactaactgcacagtgaccatcagttattacaactctccaaattgaaacagaagcaaaaataaagtgtaaaagcgtttaGATGTTTgcagttcgcctgttacaactacatatgtatctttgaagttggagttgtatgatatacattgatgaacaatttcaattaaattcaattattcgacatgttggtgatgatctacaggtagtcaaatgtggcttgatctatatcatagtgtatagctgtattcacatattttcttaatttacctaggggataggtaataattatgatattgactggccttgagggagataccagataaatattgcccgcactgaaagaatattgccctcgtcttcgactcgggcaatattctttcagtttgggcaatattttctggtatctccctcgaggccagtcaatattatataaatattcattgcttttttatctctttcctgTGAAtatgattctctctctcccccctctcctccttgtcagattttttgttttgcattgttttgtttttcgcacTCGTTTACATACTTATTAATTTACACATAGTGTACTATTCGATGAGGGTCTACCACGGCAGGCAAAACTTTCACAGCCCGTGCACACACTCACTGATGAACATGCACGAATCGAATCGTTGCGAGCAGAGGCACTCGCACAACTCTTCGCAACGAACCCGAGCGGAGTAAGCATAGACGTATTACTAGCTGtttcattgaatttaattgcgaaaagccacaggcttgcgtgtaaataaaaaatacgcagccGGGAGGGTTAATGGTGACAGCCCTGCCTCTGGAGAGACTGAAGACAGTGGACTCGATGGGCTGGATGAAATACGCCGCGTGGGACCCCGAGGAATACATAAAGGCACTGCGAGAGGCTGGCTTCACCGATGTCAAGATGAAAGACAAGACGAGTTCAGCGGGACAAGAGTTTCAAGTGATTCTCTCTTCTAATCCTGCTTGCAGgaggcaacggcgtaaatccgtactgaggagtgggggggggggggggatgattggcgatagtcaccatcaccacgattactagtctggcttccagaccctctgaccatactatttcgctatccatgatattgacgccctcaacgttgaaaactagtatagtttaagttgaTTTTCTCGCCTgcggcaaaggcggcgacttcgtcgcggggcggggggggggggggggggggggagcttgccccccccacacacacacactttacagggatcaaatgtcccactcttttccatgcaaagtgggagggaagtggcagcaaaaatatgacgaatttttgttctgtttttgcttgtttgtttgttttttcttgtcagccgactttcggcggaaaatcaaaCCTTGAAAGTATGAAgacgtttttgttgttgtttctcttgttttttcatgttctttcttcttgactgacaggcgattttgccccccccccttcaaaaacgtagcgcagccctgaataatgcccaaataaattcaataacatgctaataaggatatccatttcttgaataacgtattttagatattttcctgtaactattaattgtattcttcaattttcttgatttaagtaaGTCACGGTGAAGCACTCAtcacaggggcatcgttccgttttaatgatggggggtaggggagggacttttgagtttgaatatctgtgcgagggagcggagcggcctgggggagggtgtgggagggggtatccccctcccacacgaggaaaatttggcattttcagacctcaaattcagcgatctggtgcacacttttgatgaaatttgggattttttccccataaaaacaagtaagaaaaagaaatattca
The DNA window shown above is from Diadema setosum chromosome 22, eeDiaSeto1, whole genome shotgun sequence and carries:
- the LOC140245625 gene encoding demethylmenaquinone methyltransferase-like translates to MSFVDSLARNLRQPQRGIVGWLVKRFMLPKNAYLEKEAAALCNIKPDHHVLELGFGPGIGLKKAAEYVEKGVGKVHGVDFSPAMVVEAINNLPQEIEDEKVELVLGNVASLPYRDDSMDSIFHSNCYYFWPDIPLVARDLLRVLKRGRP